Below is a window of Desulfurellaceae bacterium DNA.
AGAAGAGTGGTTCCATGAGGCCCCGTCCTCTCGCTCTCCCAAACTCGACACAAGCCGCTTACGAGCGGCGCCCCAGAGCCCGTCTGGTCTCCCTGACCACAAGGGGCGCCAGAAACACCACGGCGATCAGATTCGGCACCGCCATCAGCCCGTTCAGCGTATCGGCCAGACTCCACACCAGCTGCAGGCCGCCAATCGCCCCGACGTACAGAAAGCCCAGAAACACCAGGCGGTAGGGCAGGACTATCCAGCCACCGAACAGGTAGGCCCAGGCCGTCTCCCCATAAAAGCTCCAGGTCAGCATCGTGCTGTAGGCAAACAGCACCAGACAGGCCAGCACCAGGGGCCCGCCAACGCCCGGCAGGCCACGCGCAAACGCAGCTGCGGCCAGCCCCGAGGCGGGAATGTCGGGCTCGCCCAACACGCCGGTCACCAGGATGACCAGCCCGGTCATGCTGGCCACGATCAGGGTATCCACGCTCACCTCCCAGATGCCCCACAAGCCCTGTCCGACCGGCGTATTCTTGGCCTGGGCATGGATGATGGAGGCCGAGCCGAGACCCGCCTCGTTGGAAAAAATGCCCCGCGCCACCCCGTAGCGGATCGCCGCGCCCAGGCTGGCGCCGGCCCAGGCGCCGAGCGGGGCGGCCGGTTGGACCGCGTGGCTGATGATCGTCAGCACCGCCCCGGGCACGGCCGAGGCGTGCAGGAGCAGAATGACGCTGCCGCCCAGCAGATACAGCAGCGCCATGCTCGGCACCAGGTACTCGGCGGTCTGACCGATCCGTTTCACCCCGCCCAGAATCACAATCGCCACCCCGACCACGACCACAATGCCGGTCAGCGTGGGGGAGACGGCAAAGCTCTGGCTGACGCTGGTCGCAATGGTGTTGGCCTGGACCATATTGCCGATGCCGAGAGCCGCCACCCCGGTCAGAAAGGCATACACCCCGGCCAGCCAGCCCTGGCCGAGGCCGTCGGTGATGTAGTACATCGGCCCGCCGGCCACCTGGCCGTTCGTCGTGCGGCGGTAGTACAGGCCCAGGACGACCTCGCTGAATTTGGTCGCCATGCCGACCGCAGCCGTCATCCACATCCAGAACAGCGCGCCGGGTCCGCCCAGGGCCAGGGCCGTGCTCACCCCGGCGATATTGCCGACCCCGACCGTGGCGGCCATGGCCGAGCTGACAGCCTGAAACGCGCTCAGCTCGCCGTCCTGCTGCTGGGTTCGAGACGCCAGAAAACGGCCAAACGTCGTCCGCCAGATAAAAACGAAGTGGGTGAACTGCAGAAAGCCGAGCCTGACACTCAGGTACAGGCCGGTTCCGATCAGCAGGACCATGAGCGGTGGCCCCCACACCACGGCGTTGACCGCCGAGTTGATCTCGTCGATTCTGCTCAGCATACAACTCCCTCCCTGTCCGGGGCCGACCTTACACCATAGCGCCGCCGGACACCAAGCCGCTCCCGCCGCAGACCGCTGGGGCAGACAAGCCGGGGGATTTCTGAAAGACATACCGGCATGCTTCACCCTGCGGTGCTGACCCTGTCACTGGCCGTTTTCGCCACCATGCTGGGCAACTGCATGGTCATGTCCTTCCTGCCCATCTATGTCCAGCAGTTTGGTTTCGGCGAGCTGGGGGCGGGCCTGCTGTTCAGCGTCCACGCCGCCACCCGGACGCTGATCCTGCCCTTTACCGGCCGCCTGTCCGACCGCTGGGAGCGAAAATATTTCCTGCTGGCCGGCCTGTTCTTTTACACCGTCACCTCGTTTGCCTACCTGCCGGCCGATACGGTCGCCAGCTTCATCCTAATCATGATCGTCCACGGCACGGCCACCGCCATCATGCACCCGGTGGCCATGGCCTATGTCGGCGACCTGGCCCCCGCCGGACAGGAGGGCCGCTACAGCGGCTCGCTCAACACGGCCATGCTGGGCGGGGTTGCAGGCGGACCGCTGCTGGGCGGGATCATCAAAGACGTGTGGGGCATGCCGGCCAACTTTCTGATCATGGGCGGCCTGAGCCTGGCCGCCCTGGTGGCCCTGACAGCGTTCCTGCCGCGCATCGCCGGCAGCGCCAATGCGAGGCGCCCCGCCGTTGCCTTCCGCAGCCTGTTCGCCTCCAAGCCTCTTGTCGGCATGGCCTGTTTTCGTTTTTCCTACGCCCTGACCAACGCCCTGACCTGGGTCTTTCTGCCCCTGCTGGCGACCCGTCTGCTGCCGCTCAGTACGACCGAGGTCGGCGTCCTGATTTCCCTGAACGTCATCGTCAGCGCTCTGCTCCAGACCCCGTGCGGGCGGCTGGCCGACCGAGTGAACAAAGCCTATCTGATCGCCCTGGGCGGACTCGGGGGGGCGCTGGGCCTGGCCGTGTTCCCGTTTGCCGGGGAGTTCTGGCATCTGTTGGTGCTGAATATCTGGGTCGGCGCCATGTACGGGCTGGCTTTTCCGTCCCATACCGCGCTGGCCATGGAACACGGCCAGCGCTACGGCATGGGGACGGTCATGAGTCTGCTGATGATGGCCCACGGGGTCGGCATGATGGTCGGACCGGCCGTGTTCGGCAGCCTGGCCAGTCAGTCCGGCCTGGCCGGCGCCTTCTGGATCGGCGGGTTTGCGGGGGCGGTGCTGATTGTTGTGTGCGCCGTCCTGGTCAACAGCCCGGACCTGCCGCACTCAGCCACCCGGCCCGCGTCCGGCACCCAGCCGGCCGTTGCCGACTGAAGAGCCCACCCCGCTCAGGAGAAGGTAATCACGCTGCGCGCCACCGCGCCCTGCTTGAGCAGGTCGTAGGCCTGGTTGACCTGTTCGAGCGGCAGCGTCTTTGAGACCAGCTCGTCGATCTTCAGCCGGCCGTCCATATACATGTCGATCAGGCGGGGCATATCAACCCGCGGCCGGGTCGAGCCGTAGTACGAGCCCTGCAACTTCTTCTCCATCATCATGAAGACGTTGGGGTTGAGCGAGATGCGCGAGCCGTCGGGCGAGACGCCGACAATCGTGCAGGTCCCCCCCCGGGCGGTCATCTTGAAGGCCAGCTCAATCGTCTTGGGCGTGCTGATGACCTCAAAGCCGTAGTCCACCCCGCGTCCCTGGGTCAGCTCCAGCACGGCCGGCAAGGCGTCGTCCTGAGACGGGTTGACGCTGTGGGTGGCGCCAAAGGTTTTGGCGAATTCGAGCTTGTTGTCGAGCAGGTCCACCGCAATGATCTGGCGCGCGCCGGCAATCGCCGCGCCCTGAATCACGTTCAGGCCGACCCCGCCGCAGCCGATGACGGCGACCGTGCTGCCCGGCTGGACCTGGGCGGTATTAATCGCCGCCCCGACCCCGGTCATGGTCCCGCAGCCGACAAAACAGGCCCGGTCCAAGGGCACGTCGTCGCGGATCTTGATCGCGCAGCTCTCGTGTACGACCGTCTCTTCGGCAAAAGACGCGGTAAAGGCAAAGTGATGGATGTCGGCTCCGTTTTTGTGCAAACGGGTCGTACCGTCAATCAGTACGCCGGCGGTCTTGGGCCGGGTTTCGCACAGGTGCGGGCTGCCCTGGGTGCAGTAGAAGCAGGTGCCGCATACCGGGTTGAAAGACAGCACGACGTGGTCGCCCTCCTTGACCGAGGTCACCCCGGCGCCGACTTCCTCGACCACCCCGGCCCCCTCGTGGCCCAGGACCATGGGCAGGGGTTGACGCATGTCGCCGGTCATCACGTGCAGGTCGCTGTGGCAGGCGCCGTTGGCCGCGACGCGGACCTTGACCTCGCCGGCTTGTGGCGGATCGAGCTGTAAATCCTCAACGACCAGGGGTGTGCCAGGCTCGTACAAAACGGCAGCTTTCATAGTCTATGGTCTCCTTTCGTGGCCGCAATGGTACGTCAATTGCCCGCCTCCCGCCAGAGGCGGACAGGCGCACCAGCGTTGCCGCAGCCGCCGTGCCGAGTAACTCCGCGCGGGCAGTCACAGCTCAGCGGTGTGGGCCGCGAACCGGATCTGGCGTCGAGCCGTCAGGACGGGACGCGCGTGGCGTGGCCGTGTCGTCGAGCACCCGGTACACCCTCGTGTCCCGATCCGCGTACACTCGTTCCATGCGGGGGTCGCGGTCGGCATGCCTGTCTGCTGTCCAGTTGTGGCAGGCACCCGGCGCGGATAGATTCTGTGCGATGAAAAAACGCCTCGGACGAAAGTTCTCCTTCGGGATCGTCTCGATCCTTCTGCTGGGGGGGACGGCGTGGACCGCGCCCCTCGACGGTCCGACCGTGTATGAAGGGGCGTGTGAGAGCTGTCACGGCAAAGATGGACGGGGGTCACCCGAAGGCACCGCGCTGAGCGTCCCCCTGCCGGATTTCACCGACTGCTCGGTCAGCAGCCGCGAGCCAACCAGCGGCTGGACCTCTGTCATCGCCAACGGTGGCGCCTTCATGGGACTCTCGGATCAAATGCCCGCCTTTGGTGGGGTGCTGAGCCCGGAAGAAATCCAGACCGTCCTCACCTATGTCCGTAATTTTTGTCAGGAACAAGGCGGGCCGTCCGGGGACCTGAATTTCCGCCAGCTCTTCTTCACCGCCAAGGCGTTTCCGGAGAATGAAGCGGTCCTCAAACAGGAATTCATCAACGGCAAGCACGGGACAACAACGTGGACCACCACGCTCTCGTATGAGCGACGGCTCGGGACGCGCGGGCAGTGGGAACTCAGCCTGCCGTATCGCGTCACAGAAACCCGAGACAGAACGACGGCTGGTCCGGGCGACCTCGCCCTGGCCTACAAACACGTCCTGTCTACCCACACGACCGCCCGCGCGCTCACGGCGGCCGCCCTCGAAGTCGTGCTGCCTTCCGGCGACCGCGACCGAGGGCTCGGCGATGGCACGCTCACGTTCGAGCCGTCCTTGTTAAGCGGAATTGCGCTCCGCCAGTTTGTGTTCCAAAACCAGATCCAGGCGACGCTGCCGCTCGACGCGGATCGCGCCGAGCGGCAGATGCGCTACCGGCTCGGCGGGAGTTATCTGACCTCGTCGTTCAAGCGCGGCCTCGTGCCCAGCCTTGAGGTCGAGTTTCGTCATAACCTGCAAGGCGAGAGCGACGGGGTTCTCCTCCTGACCCCGCAACTCTATACCGGCCTGCGTTTTCGCGGCCACGTGGCCCTGCGGATTGGCACCCAGGTCCCCGTAGCTGGGACGGCCCCCTTTGACTACCGTGTCGGCGCCGCCCTTGTCTGGGACTATCTTGAGGGCGAGCTGTGGTGAACGCCTCGGCCGCATCCTGCACCGTTCCCGTTAATCTCCACCCGCTCCCGGACAGGGCGAAGCAAACCGTCGATGTCGAGACAGGGGCTTCGTGAGAACAATCCCAAGAGACCGGTCTGGGGCGTGAGCGGTCAGGACGGGACGCGCGGCTCCACGCGAACCGTGATCACGTCGGTGTCGTGGTACTGCTGGTGGCGCACCGACGAGGCGTAATAGCGCAGTAAGCGCAGCGACAGCTCTTCCTCGGCCGGCACGCCGGCGGCATGGTCGCCGAGCAGCGCGACCTGATCCTCAAGATTCGTCTCATCGGTCGCGGCAATGAACTCCAGTTCGACCGCGTCGTGGTCGGCGCGCGCGATCAGCAGCAGGTAGCGCTCCGTCCCCCCGTCCTGATCGCGCCGGATGAGGGTCAGCAGGGTCTCCTCACCGACCGCGCGCAGCCGGGTGCTCATCTCGCCGCTCCAGCCCAGACCGCCGGCGAAGTCCGACAGAAAGGTGTCGATGGGCGGGGCGGCGGCGGTATCCAGGGCGACCCTGATGCGCCCCCGGCGCGCGCTCGTCGCGTCCACAAACAGCATCAGGAAGATGACGCTCAGGCCGCCGACGGTCATCGCGTTCCCGAACAGTTCGCTCAACGCGCCCTGGAAGTATTCGGGGAAGATCCAGTCGAGCTGAAACGCGACCACGAGCCAGAAGGCCAGGCCGACCACGAACCCCTTGCGGTAGTCGAGCCCGTCCTGAAACAGGATGCGCATACCCATGACAAAAAGGATGGACATCACCACCATGAAGTAGGCCGCCACCACCGGGTTGGGGATGGCCATCACCACGGCCACCGCCTTGGGCAGAAAGGCCAGGACGACAAAGATGACCCCGACACACGCCCCGACCCAGCGGGCGGTCACGCCGGTGAGTTCAGCGACCGAGATGCTGGTCGCATAGGTCGTGTTGGGCACCGTGCCGGCCAGACCGGACAGGAGATTGCCGAGGCCGTCGGCGTTCAGTGCGCCCTGGATAGAACGGAAGTCAATGGCCCGCGGCCGGCGCCACGAAACCTGCTGGATGGCGATAGCGTCGCCAATCGTGTCCAGGGCGCCGATCAGCGTCACGAACACGAAGGCCGGCATCAGCGCCCAGAAGGTCGGGCCGAAGCTGAGGTCGAGCCCGGGCCAGGCTACCGAGGGCAGGCCGATCCAGGCAGCCTCCAGGATGCGGGTGGTGTCGTAAATGCCGAAGACCAGGCCGCCGATCAGACTGCCGGCGGCGATGCCGATGACCGGCGCCCACAACCGCCACGCGCCGACGCAGCGCAGCGCCATCGCCACGATCACCGCCAGGGTCACACCCGCGCTGACCGGCGCGGCCGCCGCCGAGGCGCCAGCCGGCACCTCGGCGATCTTGCTCATGATGAGCGGGCCGATGGTTATCGGGATCAGCATCAGCACGGTGCCGGCCACCGTCGGGGTGAAGACCCGTCGGAACAGCGACAGCTTGGCCGCAATGGAAAACTGGCACAGCGACGTGATGATGATCAGGACCGCCAGCAGTCCCGGCCCGCCCTGTTCGAGCGCCGACACACACGGCCAGAAAGGCGCTGCTGCTGCCCATGATCAGAATATAGCCCGCACCGATACGTCCGATACGAGTGGCCTGTATGACGGTTGTCAGCCCACAGATCACCAGCGCGGCAAACACCGCCCATGACAGATACGCCTCACCGCCGCCCGCAGCTCTGATCATGATGACCGGTGTCAGCACGATGCCGGCGGCAATGAGCAGGGCGTACTGGAATCCCAGCCCAATGCCGAGCGCGAGGGGGGGACGTTCGTCGGGCTCGTACAGAATCTCTGCATGGGCGTGAGCGGTCTGGGGTTCCATCCTTCCTCCTCACAAAGGCACAATGCTACGGGAATCGCCCTACTCCCGCCAGTGGTCTGCCGCCGTGCAGGAGTTGCCAAAGCCCCACCAGTCAGGCAAAAAGGAGCGTATCTCACAAAAGGAGGAAGGCCATGGTCACCTTAACCGCCAAGCTGAAGATCAAAGAGGGAAAAGAGGGAGAGTTTGAGGCCACTATGCGGGACAAGGTCGTTGCCGAGGTACGCAAAGAACCCGGCAATCACGCCTATACGTTCTGCAAGTCCAAGAAAGACCCCCGGGTTTTCATGTTCTACGAAGAGTATACGGATGACGCCGCGTTTGAGGCCCACCGCAAACATCTGGGAGAACTCGGCGTCGACCTGCGCGCCCTGCTCGACGGCGCCCCGGAGCTGGAGTTCTACGACAAAATCGCCGAGTAGGAGTGGTGCCGTCAGACCCTTACCCCAACCCTCTCCCAGAGGGAGAGGGGGAAAGCCCTGTGGAGCCGTCCCGACGGGGCACCAGGTGTAGCCTATGACAATGATCGAGGTTCCTGACGGTCTCATGCACAGAGAGATCGAGGTCGGAAGGTTTGCGGTCACGGCCGACGACATCCGGGTCTTTGCCGAGGCCGTCGACGACCTGAACCCGCTGTATCTGGACCCCGAGGCCGCCCGCCAGGCCGGCTACCCGAACGTCATCGCTCCCCCGACCTACTGCCTGCACATGCGGGGCGGCAAAATTGTCCCCGAGGTGCCGCTGGCCCCGGGCCTGGCCAGCCTGTACGCCGGCCAGGAGTTCGAGTTTCGCGACGAACTCTATGCCGGCCGGACGTATACGGTCACGGCTCGGCTGGCCGAGGTGTACGAGAAGACCGGCCGCAGCGGGCCGCTCGGGGTCATCGTCCGCGAGATGCTGGTCAAAGATGACGGCGGCAGCACGGTGATGATTCTGCGCGAACGCCAGATGGTCCGCTCGCCGAACAAGAAGATCTGAACCAAGAAGATCCGAATATGGACAGCCCCCCTCCCCTCGCCTTCGACGCGGTTGAGTTCGGCGATGAGATCGGCCCCGTCGCCTGGGTGCCGACCACCGATATCGTCCGGCGCTATGCTGCCGCGACAGGGGTGACGGACCGGCGCTTCATCGATCCCGACCGGGCGCGCCAGGTCGGCTTTGCCAAGCCGATTGTGCCGGGCCCGCTGAGCGCCTCCTTTCTGGCCAGGGTTCTCAGGAATCATTTTGTCGGCTGGCGTATCCGCATGCTGAACACCAGCTTTCGTACCCCGGTCGCCCACGGCGACCGGCTGAGCTGCTGGGGTATGGTGACCGAGAAAAAACTGGAAGACGGCGTCGGCTCGGTGGACTGTGACGTGGTGATAGAAAACCAGAACGGCGACCGGGTGATCGTTGGCACAGCGATCCTGAGCTGCCGGGTCCAGGCCTGAATCCATCTCCAGCCCGTGGTCTGGGCGCGCGG
It encodes the following:
- a CDS encoding MaoC family dehydratase N-terminal domain-containing protein, which produces MTMIEVPDGLMHREIEVGRFAVTADDIRVFAEAVDDLNPLYLDPEAARQAGYPNVIAPPTYCLHMRGGKIVPEVPLAPGLASLYAGQEFEFRDELYAGRTYTVTARLAEVYEKTGRSGPLGVIVREMLVKDDGGSTVMILRERQMVRSPNKKI
- a CDS encoding antibiotic biosynthesis monooxygenase, whose translation is MVTLTAKLKIKEGKEGEFEATMRDKVVAEVRKEPGNHAYTFCKSKKDPRVFMFYEEYTDDAAFEAHRKHLGELGVDLRALLDGAPELEFYDKIAE
- a CDS encoding sodium:alanine symporter family protein: MLSRIDEINSAVNAVVWGPPLMVLLIGTGLYLSVRLGFLQFTHFVFIWRTTFGRFLASRTQQQDGELSAFQAVSSAMAATVGVGNIAGVSTALALGGPGALFWMWMTAAVGMATKFSEVVLGLYYRRTTNGQVAGGPMYYITDGLGQGWLAGVYAFLTGVAALGIGNMVQANTIATSVSQSFAVSPTLTGIVVVVGVAIVILGGVKRIGQTAEYLVPSMALLYLLGGSVILLLHASAVPGAVLTIISHAVQPAAPLGAWAGASLGAAIRYGVARGIFSNEAGLGSASIIHAQAKNTPVGQGLWGIWEVSVDTLIVASMTGLVILVTGVLGEPDIPASGLAAAAFARGLPGVGGPLVLACLVLFAYSTMLTWSFYGETAWAYLFGGWIVLPYRLVFLGFLYVGAIGGLQLVWSLADTLNGLMAVPNLIAVVFLAPLVVRETRRALGRRS
- a CDS encoding MaoC family dehydratase: MDSPPPLAFDAVEFGDEIGPVAWVPTTDIVRRYAAATGVTDRRFIDPDRARQVGFAKPIVPGPLSASFLARVLRNHFVGWRIRMLNTSFRTPVAHGDRLSCWGMVTEKKLEDGVGSVDCDVVIENQNGDRVIVGTAILSCRVQA
- a CDS encoding Zn-dependent alcohol dehydrogenase encodes the protein MKAAVLYEPGTPLVVEDLQLDPPQAGEVKVRVAANGACHSDLHVMTGDMRQPLPMVLGHEGAGVVEEVGAGVTSVKEGDHVVLSFNPVCGTCFYCTQGSPHLCETRPKTAGVLIDGTTRLHKNGADIHHFAFTASFAEETVVHESCAIKIRDDVPLDRACFVGCGTMTGVGAAINTAQVQPGSTVAVIGCGGVGLNVIQGAAIAGARQIIAVDLLDNKLEFAKTFGATHSVNPSQDDALPAVLELTQGRGVDYGFEVISTPKTIELAFKMTARGGTCTIVGVSPDGSRISLNPNVFMMMEKKLQGSYYGSTRPRVDMPRLIDMYMDGRLKIDELVSKTLPLEQVNQAYDLLKQGAVARSVITFS
- a CDS encoding MFS transporter — translated: MLHPAVLTLSLAVFATMLGNCMVMSFLPIYVQQFGFGELGAGLLFSVHAATRTLILPFTGRLSDRWERKYFLLAGLFFYTVTSFAYLPADTVASFILIMIVHGTATAIMHPVAMAYVGDLAPAGQEGRYSGSLNTAMLGGVAGGPLLGGIIKDVWGMPANFLIMGGLSLAALVALTAFLPRIAGSANARRPAVAFRSLFASKPLVGMACFRFSYALTNALTWVFLPLLATRLLPLSTTEVGVLISLNVIVSALLQTPCGRLADRVNKAYLIALGGLGGALGLAVFPFAGEFWHLLVLNIWVGAMYGLAFPSHTALAMEHGQRYGMGTVMSLLMMAHGVGMMVGPAVFGSLASQSGLAGAFWIGGFAGAVLIVVCAVLVNSPDLPHSATRPASGTQPAVAD
- a CDS encoding cytochrome c yields the protein MKKRLGRKFSFGIVSILLLGGTAWTAPLDGPTVYEGACESCHGKDGRGSPEGTALSVPLPDFTDCSVSSREPTSGWTSVIANGGAFMGLSDQMPAFGGVLSPEEIQTVLTYVRNFCQEQGGPSGDLNFRQLFFTAKAFPENEAVLKQEFINGKHGTTTWTTTLSYERRLGTRGQWELSLPYRVTETRDRTTAGPGDLALAYKHVLSTHTTARALTAAALEVVLPSGDRDRGLGDGTLTFEPSLLSGIALRQFVFQNQIQATLPLDADRAERQMRYRLGGSYLTSSFKRGLVPSLEVEFRHNLQGESDGVLLLTPQLYTGLRFRGHVALRIGTQVPVAGTAPFDYRVGAALVWDYLEGELW